The window GCTCCGGGCGGCGCCAGGCTTCCCGGCGCGCTGAGGGGCCGGAGCCCGGGCATGAAGGTGGTCCTCCGCTACCCGAAGCGAGAGGTGGAGCTCGCCGGCCGGCGGCGGGTGAAGGATCTCCTCCGCGAGCTCGACGTGTTGCCCGAGACGGTGCTCGTGATCCGCGGCGGGGACCTCCTCACGGGCGACACGGTGGTCGGCGACGAGGACGTGATCGAGCTGCGGCCGGTGATCTCGGGCGGGGGGGGCCGGCCATGAAGTGTCGCAAGTGCGGAGAGGGCGCGGCGCTGGAGCTGCGCCGCCACAACGCCGCCTTCTGCGCGCCCCACTTCACGGAGTTCTTCCGCAAGCAGGTGCGCGAGGCGATCCGCCAGCACCGGATGTTCACACCGGACGAGACGATCCTGGTCGCCGTGTCTGGCGGCAAGGACTCGCTGGCGCTCTGGGACGTGCTGGTCGAGGAGGGATTCCGCACCGCCGGTCTCTACCTCGACCTGGGCATCTTCGACTACTCGCGGGAGTCCCGGGAGAAGTGCGAGACCTTTGCGGCGGCGCGCGGCCAGCGGCTCCTGGTCGAGAGCGTCGAGTCCGCGATGGGCGCGCCGATCCCGGAGGTCCAGAAGACCACGCGGCGGCCCACCTGCTCGGCCTGCGGGCTCAGCAAGCGCTACCTCATCAACCGGGCGGCCCTGACCCACGGCTTCCCCGTCGTCGCCACCGGCCACAACCTCGACGACGAGGCGGCGACCCTCTTCGGCTCGGTCATGCACTGGCAGACGGAGGCCCTGCCGCGCCAGTCGCCGGCGCTTCCGTCCACGCACCCGAAGCTTGTGCGCCGCGTGAAGCCGCTGTACCGGTTGGCGGAGCTGGAGACCGCGGCCTACGCCTTCCTGCGGCGCATCGACTATATCGTGGAGGAGTGCCCCTTCGCCAAGGGCGCGACGTCGCTGGCCCACAAGGAGATCCTGAACCGGATGGAGGCCGCCTCGCCGGGCGCCAAGCACAACTTCCTCTTCGGGTTCCTGGAGCGAGCGCGCCCGGCCTTCGAGCGCGCCGAGCTCGTCGAGCTGACGGAGTGCGCCTCGTGCGGCCAGGTGACGACCGGCGAGGTCTGCGCCTTCTGCAAGCTCGCCGACCAGGTCAAGCGCCGCATCGCGCCGTGACGGGCGAAGGCGGCGCCCCATCGCAGTCACTCAGGACGCGGAGGCTCCCATGCAGAACGCCGTGATCGTCGGCGCGGCCCGCTCGGCCGTCGGACGGAGGAACGGACGGCTCAGCCCCGTGCGGCCGGATGATCTCCTTGCCGACGTCCTCAAGGCGCTCGTGGAGCGCGCGCAGCTCGATCCCACCGAGGTGGAGGACGTGGTGGTGGGTTGCGTGAGCAAGGTGGGCGAGCAGGGCTTCAACATCGCCCGGAACGCCGCGCTCATCGCCGGCTTCCCCGTGGACGTCTGCGGGACCACGCTTGACCGCATGTGCGGCTCCGGCCAGCAGGCCGCCAACTTCGCCGCCATGGGCGTCATGGCCGGGCAGTACGAGTGCGTGATCGCCGGCGGCGTCGAGCACATGACGCGCGTGCCCATGGGGTCCGATGGCGCGGGCCCCGGCGAGGGGCCGCTGTCGCCCCGGCTCCAGAACCTCTACAGCATCATCCCGCAGGGGCTCTCGGCCGAGATGGTGGCCGAGCGCTGGGGGCTCAAGCGTGACGAGCTCGACGACTTCTCCGCCCAGAGCCACGAGAAGGCCGGCCGGGCCATCGCCGAGGGACGGTTCAAGCGCGAGATCGTGCCCCTGACGCTGCCGGACGGCAGCGTGTTCGACACCGACGAGGGGGTGCGTGCGCCGGTGAACCGGGAGAAGATGGCGGCGCTGACTCCGTCGTTCAGACTGGACGGCGTCGTCACCGCCGCCAACTCCTCGCAGATCTCGGACGGGGCCGCCGCGCTACTCATCATGTCCGAGACGCGGGCGAGGGCGCTGGGTCTCACCCCGCGCGCCCGCGTTGTGGCCACCGCCCTGGCCGGCGTGGACCCCACCATCATGCTCACGGGGCCCATCCCGGCCACGCAGCGGGTGCTCCGGCGGGCGGGACTCAAGCTCGAGCAGATGGACCTGTTCGAGGTCAACGAGGCCTTCGCCTCCGTGGTGCTGGCCTGGGAGCGGGAGCTGCACCCCGACATGGACCGGGTCAACGTCAACGGCGGGGCCGTTGCCCTCGGGCATCCGCTGGGCTGCTCCGGGGCCCGGCTCATGACGACGCTGCTGCACGAGCTGGAGCGGCGGGGGAAGCGCTTCGGGCTTCAGACCATGTGCATCGGCTTCGGGCAGGGGATCGGCACGATCATCGAGCGGCTGTAGGCGCCACTGCGCTCAGCCGTGGTTGGCGTGCTCGCTCAGGATGTTCTGGACGGCGCGGTGGAGGTCCGGCGGCGTCACGGGCTTGAAGAGCACGCTCGTCACGCCCAGCGCCCGGCAGCGCTCCTGATCTTCCGCCTGGAGCCCCCAGCCCGTGATGAAGGCTACGGGCACGTTCCGGTCCCGGGCACGGATGCGCTGTGCGACCTCCCAGCCGGTCATGCCGACCATGCCGATGTTGGTGAGGACAAGATCGAAGCCGCCGCGCACGAAGACCCGCACGGCCTCGGCGCCGCTGGAGACCGGCAGGACGTGGTGGCCCGCTTCCCGTAGCATCTCGCCCAGGATGGTGAGCACCTGCGCGTCGTTGTCCACCACGAGAATGCGACCACGACGGCTGCCACCGCCCTCGCCGTCGGCGGAGCGCTCCGAGCCGTGCGGTCTCCCGATGGGCATGGAGATGGTGAAGGTGGTCCCCCGCCCCAGCTGGCTGTCCACGCGCATCTCGCCGCCGTGGCGTTTCACGATCGAGTAGGACACCGAGAGCCCCAGCCCCGTCCCGGCGTCGCCCTTTGTGGTGAAGAAGGGGTCGAAGACTCGCTTTCGCACGGCCTCGGGCATGCCCGTGCCGGTGTCGCTGACGGTCAGAACCACCGACTCTCCCCCCTCGACCCGCGTCTGCAGGCTCAGCGTGCCACCTTTGGGCATGGCGTCGATGGCGTTCAGGATTATGTTGGTCACGACCTCGTTCAGCTCGGAGGGCCGCCCCATCACGGCCGGGACCGCGGGCAGGTCCAGCTCGAGCCGGAGGGGCAGGCCGCTCTTGGCCGAGCGCTCCTCCCAGCGCGGCTGCGTGATGGCCACGGCGTCGTGGATCACCTGGTTCAGGTCCAGCGAGACGAAGGGCTCGTCCGGGCGCAGCCGCGCGAACTTCTGGATGCGCCGGACCGTCTCGGCCCCGCCCGTCGCCGCGGCCTCGATCACGTCGAGCCCCCGGCGGACCACGTCCAGGTTGGCGGGGTTCTTTCCCATGAGCTGGGCGTAACCCATGATGGCCTGGAGCAGGTTGTTGAAGTCATGGGCGATGCCGCCGGCCATCTGGCCGAGTGCCGTGAGCTTCTCCGACTGCAGGAGCTGCGCCTCCAGCTCCCGCTGTGCGGTCGCGTCGTGCACGATGGCGAGCATGCCCTCGAGCTGGCCCTCGCGGCCGGTGAGCGCCGAGAGCGTCACCGCCAGCGTCAGCGCGCTGCCGTCCGCGCGCTTGGCCGCCACCTCGAACGCCTTGACGGGGTTCTCGGGGGAGAGCGTGGCGCGCGCAGTCCGGTACCGGTCCTGGGGGAGCAGCGCCGTCAGCGGCCGGCCCACTGCCTGGCGGGCCGGCAGACCGAAGATGCGCTCGGCGGCGGGGTTCCAGCCGACGACGCGCTCCTCCCGGTCCACGGAGATGATCCCGTCCCCGGCCGAGTGGATGAGTTGCTCCAGCGACCGCTTGGTCTCGGTCACCTCGCCGTACAGGCGCGAGTTTCGGATGGCGACTGCCAGGTACTCCGAGAGCATCTCGAGAAGCTCACGCTCGCGCGGGTCGATGGGGCGTCCGCCCGGGCGGTTGGCCGCCGCCAGAAAACCGAGCGTGGCGCCGTCGTCGCGGATCTGGCAGCTGACCCCTGAGTTGTCTTGCAGCTCGCCGGCCGGGCTCGGTCCGAGATGAATGGTCACCTCGTCGTAGCCCAGGGCGTCGCGGAGCTGCCCGGTGATGGTCGAGGTGAGCTGGGTGAGATCGAGCTGCCCCAGGATGCCCCGCGAGATCTCGCGCAGGATGGACAGCTGCGTCACCCGGAGAGACTGCTCGGCCTGCTCCCGCCGCGCCTCCTCCTCGAGGGTGCGGGTCTTGGACGACAGGGCGCGCATCTCTTCCACGAGCGTGGTCAGCTGGCTGCGCGTTCCCAGCTCCGTCTGCCGCCGCGCGAGGGCCCGGCGAACCGTGTCCTCGAGGTCCTGCCGGCTGAACGGCTTGATCAGGTACTCGAAGGCTCCATGCGTCAGGGCGTTCTTGACGGTCTCGAGCGAGGCGTAGGCCGTGATCATCACGACCTCGATGCTCGGGTCCATGGCCTTGATCCGCCGGAGCAGCTCGATGCCATCCATCTGCGGCATCTTGATGTCCATGAAGATCAGATCGGGGTGGAAGGTCTTGAGCGTTTGCAGCGCCGCTTCCCCGCTCTCCGCCGTCGCGATGTCGTGCCGCGGCTTGAGGATCATGCGGAGGGACTCCCGCGGGCCCATCTCGTCGTCCACCACGAGGATCCGCGCCCGGTCCGTCATGACGGCGCTCCCGGGAGCTCGGCCGTGAAGCTCACCTCGCTCCGCCCCTGCTTCGCCTGGAGGCGGCCGCCCTGGGCCTCCACGATGCGCTGGCTGACGCACGGGCCCACGTCGATGAGGTTCTGCTGGACCACCTGGATGGGGTCGAAGATACGGCCGAGCTCGTCGGGCCGCACATCAGCGGTGCGAGAGGCGACGGTGAGACGCACGCGATCCTCCTTGTCCAGATGGGAGAGCGAGACGGAAACCTTCGCCTCCTGCCCGGGCGTCTTGCGCAGCAGGTACCAGACCAGGTATGCGAGCGCCTTCTTGAGCATGTCGCGATCGCCCCGCGTGACGAACGAGCGGCCCTCGCAGGAGAACGTCGCCGAGACGTGCTTCTGGGTGGACTCGTCGAAGAACGCGAGCAGGCACGCCTCGGCGCTCGCGGCGGGCGCCGGCTGGGCCCCCAGCTCGGCGAGGAACTCCTCGGCGACCACCCGCACGTCCACCGGCTCCAGCTTGTACTCCCCCTCATTGACCAGTCCCGCGAGCTTCTCGAACATCTCCACTAGCCGGCGTACGTCTCGGCCCACCACCCCGGCGAACTGGTGGCGGAACCCCGGGTCGTCGTACCGCTCCTCCAGGAGCTCCATGAAGGTGCGGATGGAGACCAGCGGATTCTTGATCTCGTCGGCGATGCGGGCCACGATGCGCGTCAGCAGCTGGAGCTGTTCAGCCTCGCGTCGCTCGCGGGCCGCCTGCCGGTGGGCGGTGAGGTCCTCGAACACGAGAACCGCCCCGATCGGGGTGGCACCGTCGCCCATCACGCGATAGGTCGAAACCTCCAGCGGGAGGCTCCGCAGCGCGAGCTGGATCTCCTCGCGCGTCGCCGTGCGCCCGCGGGTGAGCGTCTCGAACAGCAGATCGCCCAGCGGCGTGGGGAGCTGGCGCAGGTCGCGGTGGAGGACGTCCCGGGCCGACACGCCGAGGATCTCCTCCGCCCGCCGGTTCATGATGACGACGCGTTCGTCCGGGCCGATGGTGATCACGCCGTGCGCCATGTGGGCGAGGATGCGCTCGTTGAGCTGCTTCTCGTACTGAAGCAGGTGATGGATGCGGATGTCGCTGATCGCCGTGCCCAGGCGGGTGGCCAGATCGAAGAGGATCTCGGCCTCGCGCCGGCTGTAGGCCCCCCCGGTGATCCGCTGCCCGAGCGTCAGGATGGCCACGAGCTCGCCGTGGGAGATCAGGGGAATGGCCACGACGGCCTGCAGCAGCGCCAGCTCCCGGGCCACGTCGCGCGCTCCGGGATCGGCCGCGCGCGCCTGCGCCTCCTCGATGTGGATCAGCCGGCCCTCGGCCGCAAGCCACCGGGGCAGACCCGCGTCGGGGCGCAGGCTCACCGACTCCACCACGTGGGGCGCCAGCCCCCGGAAGGCACCGATCCGGTACTGCTGGCCAGCCGGGTCGGTGACCAGGATGGCGCTCCGGCTCGGGCGAGCCAGCTCGGCCACCGCGTCGAGGAACAGGTCCAGCACCCGGCCCAGATCGAAGCCCGCCGAGAGCGCCTTGGCGAATTCCCTGACCATGCGGCCGAGCGTGTCCAGCGGCACATCGAGGGCGGGCGACTGGGCGGCGACGCCGGGGGCGTCGACCGGCTTGCGGAGGGTACGCAGGGCGGAGACCTCCTGCGTGAGGCGCAGCTTGTCGTCCACCTGCCGGAGCACGCCCTGCAGATGTCGCGAGGTGAAGGGCTGGAGCAGCACGAAATCGGCGTCCTCCGCCACGGCCTCGTCTTCGTGGCTGGCGGCGTCCGCCGGGAGGATGCACACGACGACCGCCGCCGCGCACAACTGCCGCGCCCGCTCGAGGAAGCCGCGCAGGTCCCGCATGGGGACGGCGGCTTCCCTGACGATCAGCTCCACCTCGGTGAAGCGGAGCTGCCTGAAGGCCTCCTCGTCCGAACACGCGGTGAAGACCGAGCAGCCGTCCAGGCTTCGGACGAGGCGGTCCCGGAGCGCGCCGTCGGCCGCCACGACGAGGGCGGTCCTCATGCACTCACCCGGACCACGCGGTCGCTGATGGCGGGGAACTCCACGGTGAAGGTGCTTCCCGGCCGCTCGGTGTTGTTGCGGGCCCGCAGCGTGGCCCGATGGGCGTCGGCGATCCCGCGGCAGATCGCCAGGCCGAGGCCGGAGCCACGCGCCTTGGTGGTGACGAAGGGGTTGAAGATCCGAGGCAGGAGGTCGTCCGGGATGCCCGGCCCGGTGTCCGACACCTCAACGATGAGGGTATTTCCCCTCGCCTCTGTCAGGTCTGCCACCCTCACCGTGAGCTCGCCACCGCCGTTCATGGATTCCATGGCATTTAAGCACAAGTTATGGAAAAGCTGTTGCAATTCAGACGCGTTCCCCAGTACCGGCCGCGGGGTCCCATCGGCCACGTGACGCAGGCGGATCTGCCTGGCCTGGATCTGGGGCTCCAGCAGTTCCAGGGTGGCCCGCATCGGGACCGAGACGTCCACCGGTTCCATCGGCTGGGCGGCGGACGAGGCGAGCGTCCGGAAGCGGCCCAAGAGGTCATCGATACGGTTGATTTCCCGCTCCATGATGCCCATGAAGCGTTCGCGGAACTCTGGCTCCTGGTGGCGCGCCGGCAGGAGCTGGATGAAGGCCTTGAGCGAGACGAGGGGGTTACGAACCTCGTGGACCATGCCCGAGGCGATGGCCTCCAGCGAGGCCAACCGCTCCGCCCGCCGCTTTTCCTGCTCGAGCTCCTTCAGCCGCGACAAGTCACTGAACACGGCCGCGGCCCCCAGCGTCACGCCCTGGGGCCCCACCAGCGGGGAAGTGGAGCACATGATCGGCAGGAGCTGGCCCGCCGCATCCGGCAGGGCGATCTCCATTTGCGACCGGGACTGGCCGTCGCCGGCCGTGGCGGCGAGGAGATGCGCCAGGGGCGCCGGGAGGTGATCCACGGGTTGACCGCGCAGCGCGCCGCCCGCAGCGGTGGTCAGCAGCTCCGCCGCCCGATTGAACAGCGTGACCCGCCCCTTCGGGCCGACGGCGATCACACCGCTCTCGATCGTCCCGAGGATCTTCGCGATGTCCTCGTTCACCTGGACCACCTGCTGGTGGGTCTGGGCGTTGCGGACGGCAACAGCCGACTGGTTCGCGAGCGTTGTCAGCAGATCCGCGTCGTCGCTGAAGTACGGATCGCCGGAGCGCTTGGGCCCCACCGCGAGCAGGCCGATCAGGCGGTCTTCCTCCAGCAGAGGCACGATCACTTCGGCGCCCAGCCGTGACAGCTCGGCCCGCACGGCCGGGGCATCCCATGCGCCGCCTTCCTGCCCCAGTTCGTCCCGGAACACGAGCTTCCGGTCGCGGCTCAGGGCACCGGGCAGCGGAGAGGCTACGGGCAGCGTGGCCGGGCCCGGGGCGCCGCCAGAGCCGAACGCCCGCTCGAACAACCCCTCCTCCTCGTCGAGCAGGTAGATGGCAAGACCCTCGGGGCGCAGGGTCCGGCCCACGATGCCGCTGACGTGCCCGAGCAGCGTGGGCAGATCGATGGTCCCCGTCAGCGCGCGGCTTGCCTGCCGCACCGTCCGCTGGTAATCGTACGGTTCGCGGTAGAGGTACCGATCGAACACCCGCCGGATCTGCCCCTTGATGGGGTGGAAGAGAACCGCCACGACGAGGGCGATCAGGATCTCCCGCAACGGCACCTGGGGCTCGTCGTGGAGGAGGAGGTTTGAGCCCACCAGCAGCGCCCCGAGGATGAGTCCCGCGGCGATGAAGGCCGCCAGGTACACCGCTCCGCGCTTGATCACGACGCGGATGTCCATCAACCGGTGCCGGATGATCGCGTGGGCGATCATCGCAATCATCAGAAGGGAGAAGAAGGGCCCGAACCGCCCGAGAGCGGACACCTGGAGCACCAAAGGGAGTAAGAGGCTGGTGGCAGTTCCAAGCGTGATTGGTATGAAGAGAGCGAAGAACAGGTGCCCGGTCTGAACCCTCAATAGGCCTGAGGATGCGCGATATTTACTCAGCAGCTGTCGGAGGGCGAACGCAAAGCACGTCAGCACATAGATGGCGAAGACGGGGTAGAAATGCCCATAAGTAACGCGTAGGCCGCTCGGTAGCTGTGTCGCCGAGACAACCAATAGTGGGGACAGCGAGGCAAGACTGAACGCTACCGCAACCGGAGCAAACACGCGCATCGGCAGACTGCGCATCGGGCCGGATGTGGCAGGGAAGCTCTCTGCCAGTGCAAGGATCCCCAGGGCCATTAAGCTGCCGGCTGCAAGGGCGACGCGGACGAATTGCACGGCGGGCGGGATCGAGTAATGGGAAAGCGCCACTGCTACGGTCCAGAGGGCGTCGGTCGAAGCCATAAGAGCAAACGCGCGGTTAGGTTGGGAGTTTGGGTTTCTTCGAAATATATATAGCCCGATGGCTAGGTTCAGCCAAGCAACCACAAACAGCGGGATGGCATTCAGACTAAGCTGCATGTTATTCGTCGTTGTGCCGCTGCTCGCAGTGGCGGCTGGCCCCCAGACCTGTCAAGACATCTAACTAAGGAGCGCCTGCTCCTCGATCACATTTGGCGTAGCGGTCGACACCGGGAACTCAACCACAATGGTAGTCCCAGTACCGCTTCGGTTTGATTCTGCTCGCAAGGTACCGCGATGCGCATCCGTGATCCCGCGACATATTGCGAGACCGAGCCCCGAACCCCGCGGTTTCGTAGTAAAGAACGGATCAAAGATGTGTGTTCTGATCGCTTCTGGGATACCAGGTCCCGTGTCCGATACCTCCGCCACGAGCCAGTTGCCAGACGGCGTGATCCTGTGCCCAACGCGCACCGTCAACGCGCCCCCCGACCCCATCGCCTCAATGGCATTGATGAACAAGTTGAGGAATAGTTGTTTCACCTGTGCGGCATCGATTGCCACATGGGGCACCGGATCTTCGAGTTCACGATGAACAGTGATTCGAGCCTGCTCCAATTGTCCTCGAAGTAAGACCAACGTATCGATAATCGACTCGCGAATGTCGATCGGGCCCCCCGCCTGAGGAGACGGCACAGCGAGCCCTCTTAGGCGTGCCACGAGATCGTCGATGCGGTCGATCTCGTTGATCACGACTTTTGAGAAGTCCTCCCGAAACTCTGCGTCGGTAAAACGTTCGGGGAGCAGTTCAGCAAACGTCCTGATGGCAACGAGAGGGTTCTTGATCTCATGGGCGATGCCAGATACGAGCGTTCCGAAGGCCGCCAAGCGCTCAGCGCGGCGCTTTTCACTTTCCAGCGCCTTAATGTTCGAGAGATCGCTGAAGACGATGAGTGCGCCGTGAATCGCGCCGTGTTCATCCCGCAGCGCAGAGGTTGAACTCACGATCGGCAAGAGCCGGTTCGAGTCGCCTCGGAGCGTTGTTTCCACCTGTAGACGTGGCTGCCCGTCCCTAAGCGTGGCCTTCAGCTGAGATGCGATTGGATCTGGCAAAGCGTCGATCGTGAGAGACGTTAGAGTGGAACGCGAGAGCTCAGTCAGATGCTCAGCAGTCGTGTTGGCGACCGCGACCTGGCCGCTGGCGTCAACGGTAATGACCCCGCTATCCATCGTGCGGAGGATGTTCTCGATGTATTGGTTGGCCAAGACCACCTGACCGTAGAGTTTCGCGTTGTTCACCGCGATCGCGGCCTGGCCTGCAAGGGTGGCAAGCAACTCGATGTCATCGGTGAAGTAGGCGTCTCCCGAGAGCTTTGGACCCGCGAGAAGGAAACCGATTAGATGACTTTCTGAAAGGATGGGCACGACGACTTCCGCGCCCAAGGAGGATAGCTGGTGACCGGCAGATTCCGCATCGCTCCCACGCGAAGTTTGGCTGATCCCGTCCTTGAGTATTGGGCGACGGGATGTAACCAGAAATGTAGGGAGTGGGTCCGTGGCCGGCAACTGTGTGTTGCTCAGAGACTCATCGAGACCGACGAGGGTCTTCTTCACCGCTAGACGGAAGGTGTTACTGCTGGCTTCACGGGTAAAGACTGCGACGAAGTCCGGATGGAACGTTCGGCTGGTGATGTCGCAAAGGTATTGAAGTAGCGCCCGAAGATCGAGGGTGGCGCTGATAGTTCGGCTAGCGTCTCGGATTGTGTGCTGATAGTTATACGTCTCCCGGTAGACGTAGCGGTCTAACCAAGTTTGAAGCTGACCCTTCAGAGGCTGAAATGCCAGAGCTATTGCTAGCGCCACTGCGACTTGAAGGGGAAGGGTTCCGTTTTGTGGGCGCTGTCCGAGTGCTTGACTTATCACGGCGATTACCACAGCGAAGACCGCGCCAGCTATGGCTGCTGCAATCAGGTAGACAGAGCCTCGTCGGATGACGAGACGAACGTTCATGAGGCGATGTCGAATGATTGCGTGCGCGATCATTGCAATCATCACGCACGAGAACAGGGGCCCG is drawn from Candidatus Rokuibacteriota bacterium and contains these coding sequences:
- a CDS encoding MoaD/ThiS family protein — translated: MKVVLRYPKREVELAGRRRVKDLLRELDVLPETVLVIRGGDLLTGDTVVGDEDVIELRPVISGGGGRP
- a CDS encoding adenine nucleotide alpha hydrolase family protein — protein: MKCRKCGEGAALELRRHNAAFCAPHFTEFFRKQVREAIRQHRMFTPDETILVAVSGGKDSLALWDVLVEEGFRTAGLYLDLGIFDYSRESREKCETFAAARGQRLLVESVESAMGAPIPEVQKTTRRPTCSACGLSKRYLINRAALTHGFPVVATGHNLDDEAATLFGSVMHWQTEALPRQSPALPSTHPKLVRRVKPLYRLAELETAAYAFLRRIDYIVEECPFAKGATSLAHKEILNRMEAASPGAKHNFLFGFLERARPAFERAELVELTECASCGQVTTGEVCAFCKLADQVKRRIAP
- a CDS encoding thiolase family protein, encoding MQNAVIVGAARSAVGRRNGRLSPVRPDDLLADVLKALVERAQLDPTEVEDVVVGCVSKVGEQGFNIARNAALIAGFPVDVCGTTLDRMCGSGQQAANFAAMGVMAGQYECVIAGGVEHMTRVPMGSDGAGPGEGPLSPRLQNLYSIIPQGLSAEMVAERWGLKRDELDDFSAQSHEKAGRAIAEGRFKREIVPLTLPDGSVFDTDEGVRAPVNREKMAALTPSFRLDGVVTAANSSQISDGAAALLIMSETRARALGLTPRARVVATALAGVDPTIMLTGPIPATQRVLRRAGLKLEQMDLFEVNEAFASVVLAWERELHPDMDRVNVNGGAVALGHPLGCSGARLMTTLLHELERRGKRFGLQTMCIGFGQGIGTIIERL
- a CDS encoding response regulator, translating into MTDRARILVVDDEMGPRESLRMILKPRHDIATAESGEAALQTLKTFHPDLIFMDIKMPQMDGIELLRRIKAMDPSIEVVMITAYASLETVKNALTHGAFEYLIKPFSRQDLEDTVRRALARRQTELGTRSQLTTLVEEMRALSSKTRTLEEEARREQAEQSLRVTQLSILREISRGILGQLDLTQLTSTITGQLRDALGYDEVTIHLGPSPAGELQDNSGVSCQIRDDGATLGFLAAANRPGGRPIDPRERELLEMLSEYLAVAIRNSRLYGEVTETKRSLEQLIHSAGDGIISVDREERVVGWNPAAERIFGLPARQAVGRPLTALLPQDRYRTARATLSPENPVKAFEVAAKRADGSALTLAVTLSALTGREGQLEGMLAIVHDATAQRELEAQLLQSEKLTALGQMAGGIAHDFNNLLQAIMGYAQLMGKNPANLDVVRRGLDVIEAAATGGAETVRRIQKFARLRPDEPFVSLDLNQVIHDAVAITQPRWEERSAKSGLPLRLELDLPAVPAVMGRPSELNEVVTNIILNAIDAMPKGGTLSLQTRVEGGESVVLTVSDTGTGMPEAVRKRVFDPFFTTKGDAGTGLGLSVSYSIVKRHGGEMRVDSQLGRGTTFTISMPIGRPHGSERSADGEGGGSRRGRILVVDNDAQVLTILGEMLREAGHHVLPVSSGAEAVRVFVRGGFDLVLTNIGMVGMTGWEVAQRIRARDRNVPVAFITGWGLQAEDQERCRALGVTSVLFKPVTPPDLHRAVQNILSEHANHG
- a CDS encoding GAF domain-containing protein, translating into MRTALVVAADGALRDRLVRSLDGCSVFTACSDEEAFRQLRFTEVELIVREAAVPMRDLRGFLERARQLCAAAVVVCILPADAASHEDEAVAEDADFVLLQPFTSRHLQGVLRQVDDKLRLTQEVSALRTLRKPVDAPGVAAQSPALDVPLDTLGRMVREFAKALSAGFDLGRVLDLFLDAVAELARPSRSAILVTDPAGQQYRIGAFRGLAPHVVESVSLRPDAGLPRWLAAEGRLIHIEEAQARAADPGARDVARELALLQAVVAIPLISHGELVAILTLGQRITGGAYSRREAEILFDLATRLGTAISDIRIHHLLQYEKQLNERILAHMAHGVITIGPDERVVIMNRRAEEILGVSARDVLHRDLRQLPTPLGDLLFETLTRGRTATREEIQLALRSLPLEVSTYRVMGDGATPIGAVLVFEDLTAHRQAARERREAEQLQLLTRIVARIADEIKNPLVSIRTFMELLEERYDDPGFRHQFAGVVGRDVRRLVEMFEKLAGLVNEGEYKLEPVDVRVVAEEFLAELGAQPAPAASAEACLLAFFDESTQKHVSATFSCEGRSFVTRGDRDMLKKALAYLVWYLLRKTPGQEAKVSVSLSHLDKEDRVRLTVASRTADVRPDELGRIFDPIQVVQQNLIDVGPCVSQRIVEAQGGRLQAKQGRSEVSFTAELPGAPS
- a CDS encoding GAF domain-containing protein, which encodes MQLSLNAIPLFVVAWLNLAIGLYIFRRNPNSQPNRAFALMASTDALWTVAVALSHYSIPPAVQFVRVALAAGSLMALGILALAESFPATSGPMRSLPMRVFAPVAVAFSLASLSPLLVVSATQLPSGLRVTYGHFYPVFAIYVLTCFAFALRQLLSKYRASSGLLRVQTGHLFFALFIPITLGTATSLLLPLVLQVSALGRFGPFFSLLMIAMIAHAIIRHRLMDIRVVIKRGAVYLAAFIAAGLILGALLVGSNLLLHDEPQVPLREILIALVVAVLFHPIKGQIRRVFDRYLYREPYDYQRTVRQASRALTGTIDLPTLLGHVSGIVGRTLRPEGLAIYLLDEEEGLFERAFGSGGAPGPATLPVASPLPGALSRDRKLVFRDELGQEGGAWDAPAVRAELSRLGAEVIVPLLEEDRLIGLLAVGPKRSGDPYFSDDADLLTTLANQSAVAVRNAQTHQQVVQVNEDIAKILGTIESGVIAVGPKGRVTLFNRAAELLTTAAGGALRGQPVDHLPAPLAHLLAATAGDGQSRSQMEIALPDAAGQLLPIMCSTSPLVGPQGVTLGAAAVFSDLSRLKELEQEKRRAERLASLEAIASGMVHEVRNPLVSLKAFIQLLPARHQEPEFRERFMGIMEREINRIDDLLGRFRTLASSAAQPMEPVDVSVPMRATLELLEPQIQARQIRLRHVADGTPRPVLGNASELQQLFHNLCLNAMESMNGGGELTVRVADLTEARGNTLIVEVSDTGPGIPDDLLPRIFNPFVTTKARGSGLGLAICRGIADAHRATLRARNNTERPGSTFTVEFPAISDRVVRVSA
- a CDS encoding PAS domain-containing protein, with the protein product MAQSFPISIIVTGLNLALAVLVLSRKHSHWVNRSFALFALAVAGWTASTALGHHLAGTHVGLFWARLAFLMAGSSVFAMLLFFHVFPFQATFPHSRDISIFAASASAMAILSLSPWVVAGVTRTPDGLSVTYGPLYPLFAAHVLACVIYSLATILRKSRSTRGAARQQLDYLFVALLVPGLFATVTNLIIPLTTGRSQFGQYGPLFSCVMIAMIAHAIIRHRLMNVRLVIRRGSVYLIAAAIAGAVFAVVIAVISQALGQRPQNGTLPLQVAVALAIALAFQPLKGQLQTWLDRYVYRETYNYQHTIRDASRTISATLDLRALLQYLCDITSRTFHPDFVAVFTREASSNTFRLAVKKTLVGLDESLSNTQLPATDPLPTFLVTSRRPILKDGISQTSRGSDAESAGHQLSSLGAEVVVPILSESHLIGFLLAGPKLSGDAYFTDDIELLATLAGQAAIAVNNAKLYGQVVLANQYIENILRTMDSGVITVDASGQVAVANTTAEHLTELSRSTLTSLTIDALPDPIASQLKATLRDGQPRLQVETTLRGDSNRLLPIVSSTSALRDEHGAIHGALIVFSDLSNIKALESEKRRAERLAAFGTLVSGIAHEIKNPLVAIRTFAELLPERFTDAEFREDFSKVVINEIDRIDDLVARLRGLAVPSPQAGGPIDIRESIIDTLVLLRGQLEQARITVHRELEDPVPHVAIDAAQVKQLFLNLFINAIEAMGSGGALTVRVGHRITPSGNWLVAEVSDTGPGIPEAIRTHIFDPFFTTKPRGSGLGLAICRGITDAHRGTLRAESNRSGTGTTIVVEFPVSTATPNVIEEQALLS